A window of Candidatus Eisenbacteria bacterium genomic DNA:
GGAGGTCTATCGGTCCCGGACCTTGATCTCGGCGATTGTCCATCTTCCGTTCTCGCGGCCGAGGGAGAGGAAGACCGCGAGCCGCCGGCTCGCCCCCGAGAGGTCGCGGTGCTCCCAGTCAGCGGTCGCATTCGGCCGCCCGGACCGGCCGTGCAGGTTCCGAAAGCGCACGAACTCGAAGCGGATCGTCTCGGCCCCCTCGATCAGACGTCCGAGAATCGAGAGCGCCTGATTCCGCGAGAACCAGCCCTCCGGATGCTCTCCGCCCCCGAGCGAAAGGCCGACCCCTCTCCTCGCAATCCAGGGAGCGAGACGCTCTCGCTCGCACGTCCGCCACGCCGATTCGAAATCGAAAAGGACCTCCGCGACGGCCGGATCCGCCGCCGCGAGCCCCGAGTCCGGCTCGATCCACTCGACACCTGAGGCCTCCGTCGTGTCGCGCAGGGAGAAACGCGCCGAATCGGACGCCTCCGCTCGGACCGCGAGAAGGACGAGAGCCGCGAGGACGAGCGGGCGCGTGTCGGGCACGGGAACCTCCTCCGCGTCTTGCGACCGGGTTAGGAAGTGTTGCGCAAACCCCATGCCACTGAGGGACCCCGCCCAGGGCCCCACAACTCCTTACGAAACAAGGAAATAGACAAAGAGAGCGGAACGCGGGACCGGGGGGTGTCCGCCGGCGCGGAACCCCTTGTACCCTTTCGGGGACGACATGCCGCGGCTACTTCGTCGTCGTCGACGCTCTCGCGAGCCCCTTCGCCTTCGCCCGGGCCACGTCGAAGTTGTGCCAGTCGACCACGATCGCGCTCGCGACGTAGATCGAGGAGTACGTCCCGATCACGATCCCCACGAAGAGGGCGAGCGCGAAATCGCGGATCACGCTCCCCCCTCCGAAGAGGAGAAAGAGGACCACGATCAACGTCGTTCCGCCGGTCAGGATCGTTCGCGAGAGGGTCCGGTTGATCGCCGTGTTCAGCACCCGGTCGTAGGGGAGCCGCGCGTAGAGACGAAGGTCCTCGCGAATCCGGTCGAACACGACGATCGTGTCGTTCAGAGAGTAGCCGACGATCGTGAGGAACGCCGCGATCACGCTGAGCGAGATCTCGAGGTTCGCGAGCGAGAAGACCCCGAGCGTGATGAGCACGTCATGGACGAGCGCGGCCACCGCGGCGACGGCGAAGCGGAACTCGAACCTCCACGAGATGTAGATGAGGATCCCGAGGTTGGCGAAGAGGATCGCCCAGAACGCCTTGCTCCGAAGCTCCTTTCCGATGCGCGGTCCGACGCTCTCCTCGCGCCGGATCTCCACGCTCCGATCGGGGAAGTCCGCTCGCATCTGGTCGAGCACGCGGTCCCCGAGGGCGCCCGTGAGCCCGGTGTCCTTTACGTGGATCAGGATCTCCCTCTCGTCCCCGAACCTTTGCACTTCAAACGTTCCCGCTTCGATCTTACGAAGGGCGGAGCGGATCGGTTCCAGGGGTACCGGCTCGTCGAAGCGGACCTCGAGCACCGACCCGCCCTCGAAGTCGATCGAGTAGTTCAGCCCCTTGTGAAAGAGGATCGAGAAGAGACCGATCGCGATGAGAATTGCCGAGAAGACGTACGCCTTGCGGCGATGATTGATGAACTCGAAGTTGGCGTTGGTCAAGAATTCCATGGCTCTCTCCCCTCGTCCCCGCTAGATGCTCAGCTTCGTCGGCGAGTACCGGTTGACGATGAAATCGAAGATCATCCGCGTCACGACGATCGCCGTGAACATGGAGGAAACGATCCCGACGCTCAGGGTCACCGCGAACCCTTTGATGTTCGCGGTCCCGAATTGGAGGAGGACGAGCGCCGAGATGAGCGTCGTCACGTTCGAGTCGAGAATCGTCCGGAAAGCGCGCGTGTACCCCGCCTCGATCGACGCGCGCACGGTTTTGCGATTCCGCAGCTCCTCGCGGATCCGCTCGAAGATCAGCACATTCGAGTCGACCGCCATGCCGATCGTGAGGATGATGCCGGCGATGCCGGGGAGCGTGAGCGTCGCGCGAAGAGCGGACATCACGGCGAGGATGAGGATCAGGTTGAGGATGAGCGCGACCGTCGCGTAGAGTCCGGAGAGCCGGTAGTAGATCAGCATGAAGATCGCGACGCAGAGAACGCCGAAGATCGCCGCGTTCACGCCGAGGCGGATCGAGTCGCGCCCGAGGGATGGCCCCACCGTCCTCTCCTCGATGATCTCGAGCGGCGCGGGAAGGGCGCCCGCCCGAAGGACGATCGAGAGGATCTTCGCCTCGTCCATGTCGTAGTTCCCGGTGATCGACGCGCGGCCGCGGGGGATCTTCCCCATGATCGTCGGCGCGACGTGGATCTTGCCGTCGAGAACGATCGCGAGCCGCCTCCCGACGTTCGCGCCGGTGATCCGCGAGAAGTCGTGCGCCCCCTCGCCGGTGAGGGTGAGGCTCACTCCCGGCGAGTTCGGCCTCGTCTGATCGAGCCCCATCGAGACGACCGCGTTCGACACGGAGGCGCCGGTGAGCTCCGGCTTGTCGCTCACGAGATAGAGGGCCTTCATGTTCGTCCCGCCGTAGTCGACAAACTCGCGGCCCCACACGAAAGCGGCACCGAACGGAACGAGACCCCGAACCCCCGGAATCGCGAGAAGCGACTCGACCGCCGCCTCCTGCTCCTCCGGAACCCACGCGTTGTCCTGCTCGCCGCTCCGGAAGAAGCGAAGCCGCGCCGTGAGCGGCGTCTTCTTCATCGCCTCCTCGTCGGGAGAAAGCGCGAGCGTGTCCTCGGGGACCTCGGCGTCCTTGGATCGGGCATACAGGAAGTCGTCGATCCGGCGGAGCGTCTCGGTGAACTCCGCCGCCGACCGGAGGAGCTTGAACTCGAGGAGCGCGGTCTGCCCGATCAAACTCTTCGCCTGTAAAGCGTCTTGCACGCCGGGAAGCTGGACGACGATCCGATCTCCTCCTTGCCGCTGGATCGACGGCTCCGCGACGCCGAACTGATCGACCCGGTTCCGGATGATCTCGAGAGCCCGGTCGGTCGCGTCGCTCGCCTCGTCTCCGGAAAGATTCGAGCGATCGACCTGGAGCACGAGGTGCATGCCTCCTTGGAGGTCGAGCCCGAGGCGGAGCGCCTTCGAGCGGAGCTCGCTCAGTTCCTTCTCTCCCATCGCCTCCCGCTCTTCCGTCGAGAGGGTATGGAAGCGGAGCGTGGGGTAGACATACCAGGCGCCCAAGAGGAGCGCCGCGAGCACGAGGATCAGCCGATACCGGTTTTTATTCATCCGAAGCTCCTTCGCCCGCCGCGTCCGGCGCGCACGGGCGGTCGATCATCGCAGCGGGTTCGGGGCTGCCGGAACCCGCGCCCCGTCCGCGGAGGGTTCGCTTCCCGCACCGCCGGGAGGATCCTTGAGAAGGTCCCGGACCCGCACCAGCCGGATTCCCGACCGGCGCATCTCCGGGATCTTCTCCACAAGCGCCTCGAGAGTCGCCTCGCGCGGGTGGCCGATTCCGATCGCACGGCCGCGCGCGCGCGCGATCTCCGCGAGACGGTCCAGATTCTCCAGGAT
This region includes:
- the secD gene encoding protein translocase subunit SecD, giving the protein MNKNRYRLILVLAALLLGAWYVYPTLRFHTLSTEEREAMGEKELSELRSKALRLGLDLQGGMHLVLQVDRSNLSGDEASDATDRALEIIRNRVDQFGVAEPSIQRQGGDRIVVQLPGVQDALQAKSLIGQTALLEFKLLRSAAEFTETLRRIDDFLYARSKDAEVPEDTLALSPDEEAMKKTPLTARLRFFRSGEQDNAWVPEEQEAAVESLLAIPGVRGLVPFGAAFVWGREFVDYGGTNMKALYLVSDKPELTGASVSNAVVSMGLDQTRPNSPGVSLTLTGEGAHDFSRITGANVGRRLAIVLDGKIHVAPTIMGKIPRGRASITGNYDMDEAKILSIVLRAGALPAPLEIIEERTVGPSLGRDSIRLGVNAAIFGVLCVAIFMLIYYRLSGLYATVALILNLILILAVMSALRATLTLPGIAGIILTIGMAVDSNVLIFERIREELRNRKTVRASIEAGYTRAFRTILDSNVTTLISALVLLQFGTANIKGFAVTLSVGIVSSMFTAIVVTRMIFDFIVNRYSPTKLSI
- the secF gene encoding protein translocase subunit SecF, with product MEFLTNANFEFINHRRKAYVFSAILIAIGLFSILFHKGLNYSIDFEGGSVLEVRFDEPVPLEPIRSALRKIEAGTFEVQRFGDEREILIHVKDTGLTGALGDRVLDQMRADFPDRSVEIRREESVGPRIGKELRSKAFWAILFANLGILIYISWRFEFRFAVAAVAALVHDVLITLGVFSLANLEISLSVIAAFLTIVGYSLNDTIVVFDRIREDLRLYARLPYDRVLNTAINRTLSRTILTGGTTLIVVLFLLFGGGSVIRDFALALFVGIVIGTYSSIYVASAIVVDWHNFDVARAKAKGLARASTTTK